A genomic segment from Segniliparus rotundus DSM 44985 encodes:
- a CDS encoding PLDc N-terminal domain-containing protein, with translation MDGTRDISLRFPREQAQVAEDDLVLDPSLFAVSLFALAAFAVWFVTLHAIARSGNATLTVKTLWSLAVLALPVLGGLLWLRFASSANTSAEPSGARAQNPSCSGVD, from the coding sequence ATGGACGGCACACGAGATATTTCCCTGCGTTTCCCGCGCGAGCAGGCGCAAGTCGCTGAAGACGATCTGGTGTTGGACCCGAGCCTGTTCGCCGTGTCGTTGTTCGCTCTGGCGGCGTTCGCCGTGTGGTTCGTGACGCTGCACGCCATCGCCCGTTCGGGGAACGCCACGCTGACGGTCAAAACGCTGTGGAGCCTGGCTGTGCTCGCGCTCCCGGTCCTGGGGGGCCTGCTATGGCTGCGTTTCGCTTCGAGCGCGAACACGAGCGCTGAGCCGAGCGGGGCTCGGGCGCAAAACCCGTCTTGTTCCGGCGTGGACTGA